One window from the genome of Cryptomeria japonica chromosome 6, Sugi_1.0, whole genome shotgun sequence encodes:
- the LOC131068670 gene encoding uncharacterized protein LOC131068670, translated as MRIRRRFSSISSDKAVASTCTEREEEERWRGEEFLLPLAAAVVEVGGGGGGGGGEGGDDGIGGIHTRRPHSWRNVLFQCNTPDEAVQVRGGGDKPNYGWNGIIRGNPEDNLGLLPSEGSSVEQEITQLELPRSGGSEKCLMWEKKKSTITKNTSKLECITKCHVIRHINASAKEERKTKCKARGDDDNEERYMHTGSQCRRRNGRGWRCSQRTLVGYHLCEHHLGKGRLKSINSTIIKGGGSGISVSVNNKGTKFKELHLIHATAAVFQNVEPEKHTQFKTEA; from the exons ATGAGGATCCGCAGGCGTTTTTCCTCCATTTCTTCTGATAAAGCAGTCGCTTCTACTTGTACTGAAAGGGAGGAGGAGGAGCGGTGGAGGGGAGAGGAGTTTCTTCTGCCTCTCGCAGCGGCGGTGGTGGaagttggaggaggaggaggaggaggaggaggagaaggaggagaTGATGGAATTGGTGGGATTCACACCCGCCGCCCGCACAGCTGGAGGAATGTGCTTTTTCAATGCAACACACCAGACGAGGCAGTGCAG GTACGTGGGGGAGGCGACAAACCAAATTACGGATGGAATGGGATTATAAG AGGAAATCCAGAGGATAATCTCGGGCTTCTCCCAAGCGAAG GAAGCAGCGTCGAGCAAGAGATCACGCAGCTGGAATTGCCAAGATCCGGTGGGTCTGAAAAATGTTTAATGTGGGAGAAGAAAAAGAGTACGATCACGAAGAACACAAGCAAGCTGGAGTGCATTACAAAATGTCATGTCATAAGGCACATTAATGCAAGTGCAAAGGAGGAACGAAAGACAAAATGCAAAGCCCGTGGTGATGATGATAATGAGGAGAGGTATATGCATACAGGATCTCAGTGTAGGAGGAGGAATGGAAGGGGGTGGAGGTGCTCTCAGAGAACTCTTGTTGGGTATCATCTATGTGAACATCATCTTGGAAAGGGCAGATTGAAGAGCATTAACAGCACCATCATCAAGGGTGGTGGAAGTGGAATTTCAGTTTCAGTGAACAACAAAGGCACCAAATTCAAAGAATTGCACCTTATCCACGCTACTGCTGCTGTGTTTCAAAACGTCGA